Proteins encoded in a region of the Sphingomonas sp. HMP9 genome:
- a CDS encoding Tn3 family transposase — protein MAFLDAQARSVLFEPPDTHEEALARYALTPEDVAFARRRRRSHNRLGFAVQLALVRDLGRPLRSGETIPVAVLDTVADQIGIDPVVFELYARRDETRREHLAEIVAQLDLRTMQERDYRLCIRAAAIGAVATEKGEPIVLAVIDALKAARIVVPGADLIERLALAGRAMARRQAYRHLIADLSPATLASLDELLSERSGERTMLGWIADAPEGARTKSLKAVIARLEVVRRAGITDERRKTIHANRYGVIAKEARILHAREMQRFSADRRYATLTAFVIERQAALTDLAIDLFGRLLGTARRKAEWSRNERRLREADILTGVAVDHVQLGRALLAARTSGGDLGAAIAGTLGWEALETSVAVASGLVHPDRHDEFDELVGRQRSLRAVARLVFAAFSFRSFRPTDQILASIELLRTVHQGARLPKTVPLSFLTRKWRRRVRSGSGDFDARAWEVAVLVHLRDRLRAGDIWVEGSRAWRSFEDYLLPRSTFDMMRAEQRLGLAVPDSFDAWRKERTATLDTRLKALAQAAAADAIPDATLGEKGLSISPIGEEERDRIVALSRRLYTLVPRVRITSLLAEVHRWTGFLDSFTHYPTGHTAGDEAALMAAILADATNAGAERMAESSRGVTIHQMMLMIDRHLRPETYATATAVLVDAQQAHPFAAIWGDGHVSSSDGQFFPAGGRGEASLDYNAKYGKRPGASLYGFLSNRFASFFSRLISASESEAPYVLDGLLHNESSVEIHEHATDTAGATETTFAMFHQFGYRLIPRIRNLGDRRLFVIAPDSAYDPLDALIGGTINMGRIEPHWDDVLRLGASVAAGLVPPSVILKKIAATPRQNGLSVALREIGRIERSIFICDWLLDPKLRRRSHAILNKGESRHALARAVFLHQLGELRNRVADTMAYRASGLNLVVNAIILWNTVYLSRAVRFVRDQGTTIPDALLAQVAPLPWSHIALTGDYLWNEIDQPLERYRPIRANRFNPKNFVFP, from the coding sequence GTGGCATTTCTGGATGCTCAGGCGCGATCGGTTCTGTTCGAGCCTCCCGACACCCACGAGGAGGCACTCGCGCGCTACGCGCTCACGCCGGAGGATGTCGCCTTCGCCAGGCGTCGTCGCCGATCCCACAATCGGCTGGGCTTCGCGGTGCAGCTGGCGCTGGTGCGCGATCTCGGGCGGCCACTGCGCTCGGGCGAGACGATCCCGGTCGCTGTCCTCGATACGGTCGCCGACCAGATCGGCATCGATCCGGTCGTGTTCGAGCTTTACGCCCGGCGTGACGAGACCCGGCGCGAGCATCTGGCCGAGATCGTGGCCCAACTGGACCTGCGGACGATGCAGGAGCGCGATTATCGCCTGTGTATCCGAGCGGCAGCGATCGGCGCGGTGGCCACGGAGAAGGGGGAACCGATCGTACTCGCCGTCATCGACGCGCTGAAGGCCGCGCGCATTGTTGTCCCGGGCGCGGACCTGATCGAGCGACTTGCGCTGGCTGGTCGCGCCATGGCGCGGCGACAGGCGTATCGACATCTGATCGCCGACCTCAGCCCGGCCACGCTGGCCAGCCTGGACGAGTTGCTCAGCGAACGGAGCGGAGAGCGAACCATGCTCGGCTGGATCGCCGATGCACCCGAAGGCGCCAGAACGAAAAGCCTCAAGGCGGTGATCGCCCGGCTCGAGGTCGTGCGCCGCGCAGGGATCACCGACGAACGGCGAAAAACCATCCACGCCAACCGCTACGGCGTCATCGCCAAGGAAGCGCGCATCCTCCACGCCCGCGAGATGCAGCGCTTCTCGGCAGACCGCCGCTATGCGACGCTGACCGCCTTCGTGATCGAGCGGCAGGCAGCGCTCACCGACCTGGCAATCGACCTGTTCGGCAGGCTCCTCGGCACCGCCCGGCGTAAGGCGGAGTGGAGCCGCAACGAGCGGCGCTTGCGCGAGGCCGATATACTGACTGGCGTCGCGGTCGATCATGTCCAGCTCGGCCGGGCGCTGCTGGCGGCGCGCACGAGCGGCGGTGATCTCGGCGCGGCGATCGCCGGCACGCTCGGGTGGGAGGCGCTGGAGACCAGCGTCGCGGTAGCCTCCGGTCTCGTTCATCCCGACAGGCACGACGAGTTCGACGAACTGGTGGGTCGCCAGAGATCGCTGCGCGCCGTCGCCAGGCTCGTATTCGCGGCGTTCAGCTTCCGGTCGTTTCGCCCGACCGATCAGATCCTTGCGTCGATCGAGCTGCTGCGGACGGTGCATCAGGGCGCCAGGCTGCCGAAAACGGTGCCGCTGTCCTTCCTGACCCGCAAGTGGCGACGCCGCGTCCGCTCGGGCAGCGGCGATTTCGATGCGCGCGCTTGGGAGGTCGCGGTTCTCGTTCACCTGCGCGACCGGCTGCGCGCCGGCGATATCTGGGTCGAGGGCAGCCGTGCCTGGCGCAGCTTTGAGGATTATCTTCTGCCGCGGTCGACCTTCGACATGATGCGCGCCGAGCAGCGGCTGGGGCTCGCGGTGCCCGACAGCTTCGATGCCTGGCGCAAGGAGCGAACCGCCACGCTGGATACCCGGCTGAAGGCGCTCGCCCAGGCGGCCGCAGCCGATGCGATCCCTGACGCCACCTTGGGCGAGAAGGGACTTTCGATAAGTCCGATCGGCGAGGAGGAGCGCGACCGGATCGTCGCGCTCAGTCGTCGTCTTTACACGCTCGTGCCTCGCGTCAGAATCACCAGCCTGCTTGCCGAAGTTCACCGTTGGACCGGATTTCTCGACAGCTTCACCCATTACCCCACCGGCCACACTGCGGGCGACGAGGCGGCGCTGATGGCCGCAATTCTCGCCGACGCGACCAACGCCGGTGCCGAGCGCATGGCGGAGAGTTCGCGCGGCGTCACCATCCACCAGATGATGCTGATGATCGACCGTCATCTTCGCCCCGAAACCTACGCGACCGCGACGGCCGTGCTGGTCGATGCGCAGCAGGCTCACCCGTTCGCGGCGATCTGGGGCGATGGTCATGTGTCGTCGTCCGACGGGCAGTTCTTCCCCGCCGGTGGTCGCGGCGAGGCCAGCCTCGACTACAATGCCAAGTACGGCAAGCGCCCCGGCGCCTCGCTCTACGGGTTCCTCTCCAACCGGTTCGCCTCCTTCTTCTCCCGGCTGATCTCGGCCTCCGAGAGCGAAGCGCCCTATGTGCTCGACGGGCTCCTCCACAACGAGAGCTCGGTCGAGATCCACGAGCATGCGACCGACACCGCGGGCGCGACCGAGACGACCTTCGCCATGTTCCACCAGTTCGGCTATCGGCTCATCCCGCGCATCCGCAACCTGGGCGATCGACGGCTATTCGTGATCGCCCCCGACAGCGCCTACGATCCGCTCGACGCACTGATCGGTGGCACGATCAACATGGGCAGGATCGAGCCGCACTGGGATGACGTGCTGCGGCTCGGCGCCTCGGTCGCCGCCGGGCTCGTTCCCCCTTCGGTGATCCTCAAGAAAATCGCAGCGACACCGCGCCAGAACGGGCTGTCGGTCGCGCTGCGCGAGATCGGGCGGATCGAGCGCTCGATCTTCATTTGCGACTGGCTGCTCGATCCCAAGCTGCGCAGACGGTCCCATGCCATCCTCAACAAGGGCGAAAGCCGCCATGCGCTGGCGCGCGCCGTCTTCCTTCATCAGCTCGGCGAGTTGCGCAACCGCGTCGCCGACACAATGGCTTACCGCGCCTCGGGCCTCAACCTTGTCGTCAACGCGATCATCCTGTGGAACACCGTCTATCTCAGCCGCGCCGTCCGCTTCGTGCGCGACCAGGGCACCACTATCCCCGATGCTCTCCTCGCCCAGGTCGCGCCGCTGCCCTGGAGCCATATCGCGCTCACCGGCGACTATCTCTGGAACGAGATCGACCAACCCCTCGAACGCTACCGCCCCATCCGTGCCAACCGCTTCAATCCCAAGAACTTCGTGTTTCCTTAG
- a CDS encoding recombinase family protein, with protein MLVGYMRVSTNDDRQSVDLQRDALLGAGIDERHLHQDRASGVRDDRPGLKACMTDLREGDVLVVWKLDRLGRSLSHLIRIVEELKQRGVAFRSLTEAIDTTNAHGSFLFNLFGTLAEYERALITERVNAGLAAARRRGRKGGRPPTIDAEKIDQILAALEGGTSKASICRSFKVPRSTLIDMLKRTGWAGAGAADKPAITG; from the coding sequence ATGCTGGTCGGTTACATGCGGGTCTCCACCAACGACGATCGCCAGTCGGTCGATCTGCAGCGTGACGCGCTGCTCGGCGCGGGTATCGACGAGCGGCATCTGCACCAGGATCGCGCCTCGGGCGTACGCGACGATCGACCGGGCCTGAAAGCGTGCATGACCGATCTGCGCGAAGGCGATGTGCTCGTCGTCTGGAAGCTCGATCGGCTCGGCCGGTCGCTGTCGCACCTGATCCGCATCGTCGAGGAACTGAAACAGCGCGGCGTTGCCTTCCGGTCGCTGACCGAAGCGATCGACACCACGAATGCGCATGGCAGCTTCCTGTTCAACCTATTCGGCACGCTCGCCGAATATGAGCGGGCACTGATCACCGAGCGCGTCAACGCAGGACTCGCCGCGGCGCGTCGACGTGGCCGCAAGGGCGGCAGACCGCCCACGATCGATGCTGAGAAGATCGACCAGATCCTGGCGGCGCTGGAGGGCGGCACCAGCAAGGCCTCGATATGCCGCAGCTTCAAGGTGCCGCGCTCGACGTTGATCGACATGCTGAAGCGGACCGGGTGGGCCGGGGCCGGGGCGGCCGACAAGCCTGCGATCACCGGCTGA
- a CDS encoding MFS transporter — protein sequence MSSGNLGSQADRQCETAPSKGDAMPAALWALAIAAFGIGTTEFVIAGLLPSIAAEFSISIPMAGNMATSYALGVFFGAPITIILGGKLPQKTMLAWLLVLFIVGSVITATAPSFAVALLGRVITSLTHGAFFGIGSIMAADLVAPGRRTSAIAFMFTGLTLATLIGAPAGTWLAQTVSWRATFLAITAIGIVAIAGVIMLVPRAERHEPPQLRQELAAFTDIRVLLAMGITILGPAAFFTSITYIASMMTDVAGYTGSAVTWLLSLFGAGLFVGNILGGKFADRALMPLLYVTLAAQAVVLLAFYFLAGSQIGSAVCIFLMSVFGFATVAPIQKLVTDNARAAGAPNLASAVNIGLFNLGNAIGAWAGGTVITLGFGYAAPNWAGAILSTGALILALLSGWVGQRNKPSHTSVAATA from the coding sequence ATGAGCAGTGGCAATCTCGGCTCACAAGCCGATCGTCAATGTGAAACCGCCCCTTCCAAAGGGGACGCAATGCCTGCGGCACTTTGGGCCCTTGCGATCGCCGCGTTCGGCATCGGGACCACCGAATTCGTCATCGCAGGGCTTCTGCCCAGCATCGCCGCGGAATTCAGCATCTCGATCCCGATGGCCGGGAATATGGCGACCAGCTATGCGCTCGGCGTCTTCTTCGGCGCTCCCATCACTATCATCCTGGGTGGCAAGCTTCCTCAGAAGACCATGCTTGCTTGGCTGCTTGTCCTCTTCATTGTAGGAAGCGTCATCACCGCGACGGCGCCGTCTTTCGCGGTGGCTCTCCTCGGGCGTGTCATTACTTCGCTGACGCATGGCGCGTTCTTCGGCATCGGCTCGATCATGGCGGCCGACCTCGTCGCACCGGGTCGCCGGACCAGTGCCATCGCCTTCATGTTCACGGGCCTGACCCTCGCCACGCTGATCGGCGCGCCCGCCGGGACGTGGCTGGCGCAGACCGTGTCATGGCGTGCGACGTTCCTCGCGATCACGGCAATCGGCATCGTTGCCATCGCTGGCGTCATCATGCTGGTGCCGCGTGCCGAGCGCCATGAACCGCCTCAACTGCGGCAGGAGTTGGCGGCTTTCACCGACATCCGCGTCCTGCTCGCTATGGGGATTACGATCCTGGGGCCGGCGGCGTTCTTCACCTCGATTACCTACATCGCTTCGATGATGACCGACGTGGCGGGCTACACGGGCAGCGCAGTCACTTGGTTGCTGTCGCTGTTCGGCGCAGGTCTTTTTGTCGGCAACATTCTCGGTGGAAAGTTCGCGGACCGGGCGCTGATGCCTCTGCTCTACGTGACGCTGGCGGCACAGGCGGTCGTCTTGTTGGCCTTCTATTTTCTGGCAGGTAGTCAGATCGGATCCGCAGTCTGCATCTTCCTGATGTCGGTCTTCGGATTTGCCACCGTCGCCCCTATCCAGAAACTCGTGACCGACAACGCCAGAGCGGCGGGTGCACCCAACCTCGCCTCCGCCGTCAACATCGGCTTGTTCAACCTCGGCAACGCGATTGGCGCCTGGGCGGGCGGCACGGTTATCACGCTAGGCTTCGGCTATGCCGCACCGAACTGGGCCGGCGCCATTCTGTCGACCGGTGCTCTCATTCTGGCCCTCCTGTCCGGCTGGGTGGGTCAGAGAAACAAGCCATCGCACACGTCGGTAGCTGCCACGGCCTAA
- the tnpA gene encoding IS66-like element accessory protein TnpA, translating to MEIVGRVSGRRRWSDAEKLEILAEAFRPGARVCDVIALREVSSSLIYTWRKQLREGKLAGATPSLPVFAEVQLAQPVVPASRPVPCAPERIDIELPSGVRISVDGEVDADALARVLSVLR from the coding sequence ATGGAAATAGTCGGCCGGGTGTCGGGCCGGCGGCGATGGTCAGACGCGGAGAAGCTGGAGATCCTGGCCGAAGCGTTCCGGCCTGGGGCTAGGGTCTGCGATGTTATCGCTTTGCGCGAAGTGTCGAGCAGCCTGATCTATACGTGGCGCAAGCAACTGCGCGAAGGCAAGCTGGCCGGCGCCACGCCGTCGCTGCCGGTGTTTGCCGAGGTTCAGCTCGCGCAGCCGGTCGTGCCGGCGTCACGGCCGGTGCCATGCGCGCCGGAGCGCATCGATATCGAGTTGCCCAGCGGCGTTCGGATCAGTGTCGACGGCGAGGTGGATGCGGATGCGCTGGCGCGGGTGTTGTCGGTGCTGCGGTGA
- a CDS encoding IS110 family transposase, with product MEEITRIGMDTSKNVFQLHGVDAAERPVLRKKLTRREMVRFFEKLPPTVIAIEACGSSHHWARFLGSLGHQVKLIAPQLAKPYVKRGKNDAADAEALCEAVSRPTMRFVPAKTAEQQAALMLVGVRERLIQKRTQLVNAIRGYGAEFGITAATGACRVIPLLERIAADETIPELARELFALQGKEHAQLEREIERIDEKLMTWHRSDECSQRLAQIPGVGPIGATLLMMKTPDPHLFKSGRDFAAWMGLTPKNHSTAGKTRHGVITRAGDELLRSTLVVGATAVVQHARNGRGRNLTPWLLGLIGRKPPKLVAVAVANKVARIAWKLMVSGERYRGVAPPALTAVAA from the coding sequence GTGGAGGAAATTACTCGCATCGGTATGGATACGTCAAAGAACGTTTTTCAGCTACATGGCGTCGATGCAGCAGAGAGGCCGGTGCTTCGCAAAAAGCTGACGCGCCGGGAGATGGTTCGCTTTTTCGAAAAGCTACCGCCCACCGTCATCGCTATCGAGGCATGCGGAAGTTCGCACCATTGGGCACGCTTTCTCGGGTCGCTCGGGCATCAGGTGAAGCTGATCGCACCACAATTGGCGAAGCCCTACGTCAAGCGCGGCAAGAATGACGCGGCGGATGCCGAAGCTCTCTGCGAAGCAGTGAGCCGCCCAACGATGCGCTTCGTTCCAGCAAAGACCGCCGAACAACAAGCGGCGCTCATGTTGGTTGGAGTGCGGGAGAGGCTCATCCAGAAGCGCACTCAGCTCGTCAACGCAATACGAGGGTATGGTGCTGAGTTCGGTATCACCGCAGCGACCGGCGCGTGTCGCGTTATACCGCTTCTCGAGCGCATAGCGGCGGATGAAACAATCCCAGAATTAGCGCGCGAACTATTCGCGCTTCAGGGAAAGGAACACGCGCAACTTGAGCGAGAAATTGAGCGGATCGACGAGAAGTTGATGACGTGGCATCGCAGCGATGAATGTAGCCAGCGACTGGCTCAAATTCCCGGCGTGGGGCCAATCGGGGCGACCTTGCTGATGATGAAAACCCCCGATCCGCATCTGTTCAAGTCCGGACGGGATTTCGCGGCTTGGATGGGCCTGACCCCCAAAAATCACTCAACCGCCGGCAAGACGAGACACGGCGTAATCACGCGCGCTGGTGATGAGCTTCTCAGAAGCACGCTCGTGGTTGGAGCTACTGCGGTCGTTCAACACGCCCGCAACGGGCGAGGCAGAAATCTCACGCCATGGCTTCTCGGGTTGATCGGGCGAAAACCACCCAAGCTAGTCGCGGTTGCCGTTGCTAATAAAGTGGCGCGTATCGCTTGGAAGCTCATGGTGAGCGGCGAGCGATACCGAGGCGTCGCGCCGCCCGCGCTAACCGCGGTAGCAGCATAA
- a CDS encoding LLM class oxidoreductase has translation MTSFAGADIHRPPIASLPYLKSIQEHPGYSSVFKSDRLTFGLVAPLEPYAGLPWPTLDSHAEAVRLVDKTDFAAIWLRDVPFYDPGFGDTGQVVDPMVYAGWLAASTRRIAIGTAGIVSPLRDPLIVAKQATSIDRLSNGRFILGLATGDRPSEFAAFGSDIGNRVERYRDALGVIRAATEQSFPQHLSRFYGALDGGLDMLPKPVAPSLPIIAIGRAGQDFGWLGNNTDGWLWHLSDPAKLASVIANWRSGSEGRFRPYGYGTMFDLLADPNASLEFKQSTMRGGRNALIDHWKRQRDEGVNHVALHMKPLQRPFADAIAEMADHVLPEFAT, from the coding sequence ATGACCTCGTTTGCAGGTGCCGACATCCATAGGCCTCCGATAGCGAGCCTGCCGTATCTCAAGTCTATTCAGGAGCATCCGGGCTACTCCAGCGTATTCAAATCTGATCGTCTCACATTCGGCTTGGTAGCGCCGCTCGAGCCTTACGCGGGATTGCCGTGGCCAACGCTCGATAGCCATGCCGAGGCGGTTCGCCTGGTCGATAAAACGGACTTTGCCGCGATTTGGCTTCGTGACGTTCCGTTCTACGATCCTGGCTTCGGCGATACGGGCCAGGTCGTCGATCCGATGGTTTACGCGGGATGGCTCGCCGCAAGCACGCGCCGTATCGCGATCGGCACTGCCGGCATCGTGTCCCCGCTGCGTGATCCGTTAATCGTCGCCAAGCAGGCCACGAGCATCGATAGGCTGAGCAATGGTCGCTTTATCCTAGGGCTCGCCACCGGCGATCGACCTTCCGAGTTTGCAGCGTTCGGAAGCGACATCGGCAACCGGGTAGAACGCTATCGGGATGCGCTCGGCGTGATCCGCGCCGCGACCGAGCAATCCTTTCCGCAGCACCTTTCGCGCTTCTACGGAGCATTGGACGGCGGGTTGGACATGCTGCCGAAGCCCGTTGCACCTAGTCTGCCGATCATCGCCATCGGGCGCGCTGGTCAAGACTTCGGCTGGTTGGGAAACAATACCGATGGGTGGCTCTGGCATCTGAGCGATCCAGCCAAGCTCGCGTCCGTCATCGCAAACTGGCGGAGCGGCAGCGAAGGTCGGTTCCGACCATATGGCTACGGCACCATGTTCGATCTCCTCGCTGATCCAAATGCCTCGCTGGAGTTCAAGCAGTCGACCATGCGGGGCGGGCGCAACGCTCTGATCGACCATTGGAAGCGACAACGGGACGAAGGCGTGAACCACGTCGCACTTCACATGAAGCCTCTGCAACGGCCTTTCGCCGACGCTATCGCCGAAATGGCCGACCATGTCTTACCGGAGTTCGCAACATGA
- a CDS encoding SDR family oxidoreductase — protein MRAALAPMREVGKGSIVNISSMWGVGGVAAYQASKGAVRTMTKNAAVYAKDGVRVNSVRPGIIRTPLIEHQDAALTDGIVQNTPLGRLGELQEIANAVCFYRVISPPTSRASSCSSMANLLRNERPRSASCLLDARRRRIPGFSNRDQLLSVPRSCRSRRARRLARHQAQGQAPSGEDKCLVMLNQKVTL, from the coding sequence ATGCGCGCAGCGCTCGCTCCCATGAGGGAGGTCGGCAAAGGCTCGATCGTTAATATCTCCTCGATGTGGGGGGTCGGCGGCGTCGCGGCCTATCAAGCCTCCAAGGGCGCGGTACGTACGATGACCAAGAATGCGGCAGTCTATGCAAAAGACGGCGTCCGGGTGAACTCCGTCCGCCCCGGAATCATCAGGACACCGCTAATCGAGCATCAGGACGCGGCTCTGACCGACGGGATCGTCCAGAATACCCCGCTGGGCCGGCTCGGCGAGCTTCAGGAGATCGCCAACGCCGTCTGTTTCTACAGAGTGATCTCGCCTCCTACATCACGGGCGTCGAGTTGCTCGTCGATGGCGAATTTACTGCGCAATGAGCGTCCCCGATCTGCTAGCTGCCTATTGGACGCTCGCCGGCGACGTATACCCGGGTTCTCCAATCGAGATCAGCTCCTTTCCGTTCCGAGATCGTGTCGAAGCCGCCGGGCGCGCCGGTTGGCGCGGCATCAGGCTCAAGGTCAGGCGCCCAGTGGCGAGGATAAATGCCTCGTAATGCTGAACCAGAAGGTGACTTTGTAG
- the tnpB gene encoding IS66 family insertion sequence element accessory protein TnpB (TnpB, as the term is used for proteins encoded by IS66 family insertion elements, is considered an accessory protein, since TnpC, encoded by a neighboring gene, is a DDE family transposase.) has product MRKGFDGLAVLVQQVLAQNPHSGALFAFRGKRGHLIKLLWFDGQGLCLFSKRLDRGRFVWPVAASGTVVLTPAQLSMLLEGIDWRRPERTCTPTLAG; this is encoded by the coding sequence ATGCGCAAGGGCTTCGACGGGCTGGCGGTGCTGGTGCAGCAAGTGCTGGCGCAAAACCCGCATTCGGGCGCGCTGTTCGCGTTCCGGGGCAAGCGCGGGCATCTGATCAAGCTGCTCTGGTTCGACGGGCAAGGCCTTTGCCTGTTTTCGAAGCGGCTCGACCGGGGCCGCTTCGTCTGGCCGGTGGCGGCGAGCGGCACGGTGGTGCTGACGCCAGCGCAATTGTCGATGCTGTTGGAGGGCATCGACTGGCGCCGCCCGGAGCGGACCTGCACGCCGACGCTGGCGGGATGA
- a CDS encoding plasmid pRiA4b ORF-3 family protein, giving the protein MTAETIARVHIVLNDIEPTIWRRVDVPVTASLKMLHDIIQAAMGWENYHLWNFEAGDRRYGVPDPAWPDNGMAAARNVKLATLLDRGVRELLYTYDMGDDWRHTITVESIGPGEPDQQYPRFVDGERRCPPEDVGGLPGFEMFLDAMADPVHEEYHRLREWYGGPYNADGIDERFTRRALAAIASRRHAGKIAYLKSRTQ; this is encoded by the coding sequence ATGACCGCCGAAACCATCGCCCGCGTCCATATCGTCCTGAACGACATCGAACCCACCATCTGGCGCCGGGTCGACGTGCCGGTCACTGCCAGCCTGAAGATGCTCCATGACATCATCCAGGCCGCCATGGGCTGGGAAAATTACCACCTGTGGAATTTCGAGGCCGGAGATCGGCGCTATGGCGTGCCCGACCCGGCATGGCCGGACAACGGCATGGCTGCGGCGAGGAACGTCAAGCTCGCGACGCTCCTCGACCGCGGCGTGCGGGAACTCCTCTACACCTACGACATGGGCGATGACTGGCGGCACACCATCACCGTAGAAAGCATCGGCCCCGGTGAACCAGACCAGCAATATCCTCGCTTTGTCGATGGCGAGCGACGTTGTCCGCCGGAGGATGTAGGGGGACTACCCGGCTTCGAGATGTTCCTCGATGCCATGGCCGACCCCGTCCACGAGGAGTACCACCGTCTACGCGAATGGTACGGAGGCCCTTACAACGCCGACGGCATCGACGAACGCTTCACCCGACGCGCCCTCGCCGCCATCGCCAGCCGCCGCCATGCCGGAAAGATCGCCTACCTGAAGAGCCGAACTCAATAG
- a CDS encoding LysR family transcriptional regulator — protein MSDPVESLGALRGFVAAADARSFKAAGQGLGVSSSAIGKMIAKLEAQLATTLFHRTTRTISLTEAGSLFLVRARNMLDELKAAETELAAASGMPQGRLRVGLPLSGSLLTKAFATFVAEHPLVELELDYSDRLVDVIDEGFDVVIRSGDTGDSRLLHKTLGRFRWRLVASPAYVGRHGQPMTPEDLTSHICLRQKLSSGVNLPWVLRSAPRLVVPVSLTSSVIDPLLDLTRAGAGIALLPDFLLREAFAEGSLVPILEDEMEHTGVLTMLWPASRFRVPKVRAFVDWIAHYIHARDPKTGQS, from the coding sequence ATGTCTGATCCGGTTGAAAGTCTTGGTGCCCTTCGAGGCTTCGTTGCCGCTGCCGACGCGCGCAGCTTCAAAGCCGCGGGGCAGGGGCTGGGTGTCTCGTCCTCGGCAATCGGTAAGATGATCGCGAAGCTGGAAGCCCAGCTCGCTACCACGTTGTTCCACCGGACGACGCGTACGATTTCTTTAACAGAAGCGGGCAGCCTGTTCCTGGTTCGTGCTCGTAATATGCTCGACGAACTCAAGGCCGCGGAGACCGAACTCGCGGCGGCGTCTGGTATGCCGCAAGGGCGCCTGAGAGTCGGCCTTCCTCTCTCCGGCTCGCTGCTGACCAAGGCGTTTGCGACGTTCGTCGCCGAACATCCCCTCGTCGAGCTCGAACTCGACTACAGTGATCGCCTCGTAGACGTCATCGACGAGGGCTTCGACGTTGTCATTCGCAGCGGCGACACGGGCGACTCTCGGTTGCTGCACAAGACGCTCGGCCGGTTCCGGTGGCGGCTCGTGGCGTCGCCAGCCTATGTCGGAAGGCACGGTCAGCCTATGACGCCTGAAGATCTGACTTCCCATATTTGCCTGCGGCAGAAACTCTCCTCCGGCGTCAATTTGCCTTGGGTGCTTCGGTCGGCGCCCAGACTCGTGGTGCCCGTCAGTCTGACCTCGAGCGTCATCGATCCGTTGCTCGACCTCACGCGCGCTGGCGCCGGCATTGCGCTACTCCCGGACTTCCTGCTGCGAGAAGCATTCGCGGAGGGTTCGCTCGTGCCCATTCTGGAGGACGAGATGGAGCATACTGGCGTCTTGACGATGTTGTGGCCGGCCAGTCGTTTCCGAGTGCCGAAGGTGCGTGCATTCGTTGATTGGATCGCGCATTATATCCATGCCCGCGACCCCAAAACGGGCCAATCGTAG